A stretch of DNA from Streptomyces sp. NBC_01197:
CGCTGGGCCTGCCCCGCCGCATCAACGGCCTCCCCGAGTGACCCGGCTGCCCGAGCTGCCCTTCCCACTGCTTGCGGAGGGCCCACAGGCCCCCTGGAAGTACGAGGAAGGGGCGCTCTCGGTGCGCGCCGGAGCGCGCGAGGACCTGTTCGTGCCCCCGGCGGGCGACTCACCCGAGCCGGCGTCGGACGCGCCCAGGCTGCTCGGCACACCACCGCCCGGCGACTTCCAGCTGATCGCCAGGGTGGCGGTCGGCTTCGTCGGCGCGGGGGACGCGGGCGCGCTGTACCTGGAGACCGGCGAACGGGAGTGGGCCAAGCTCTGCTTCGAACTCTCCCCTGACACCCCCACCATCTGCTCGGTCGTGACCAGGGGGTACTCCGACGACGTCAACTCCTCGGTGGTGGAGGGCGACAGCGTCTGGCTGCGGATCAGCCGGACCGGGAAGGCCTTCGCCTTCCACGCGTCGGCCGACGGCGAACGCTGGACCTTCGTACGGGTCTTCGCACTCGGCGACGGAGCGGCGGCGGCCGGCGCCCGGATCGGCTTCCTGGCCCAGTGCCCCGCAGCCGAAGGCTGCGCGGTGACGTTCGACTCGCTCGTCTACCGGGACCGCGCGCCCAGGGGACTGCGCGACGGGAGCTGATGGCGGGGCCGGGCGGGGTCGCGCCCGGCCCGCCGGCCTCACCCCGCGGGGGCCGCGGGCTCCTCCGTGGACCCGGCAGCGGCGGGCCGCAGGGTCATCCGCGCCGTCCGCAGCCGTGCTGTGGCCAGCGCGGAGAGGGCCAGTAGGACAGCGCTGACCAGCAGCGACGTCCGCATCCCGGCAGCGAAGCCACCCCCGGCGACCAGTCCGCCGAAGACCGCGACCGCCAGGCCGCCGGAGATCTGTCGCCCGGCGTTGAGCACCCCCGCCGCCAGTCCGGCCCGCTCGCCGGGCACCGCCTCCAGCATGGTGGCCGTGAGCGGCGGCACGGTCAGAGCCGTCCCCAGGGCGAGCGGCATCAGGGCGACCGCCACCAGGACGTCCGGAGTACGCCGCGAGACCGTCAGCAGCAGAAGTGCCCCCGCCGCCGCGACCAGTTGGCCGACCAGCATCGGCACCCGCGGCCCGAAGCGGTCCGCCAGCCGCCCCGCGAGGACGTTGACCAGCGGGATCAGCGCCGACATCGGCAGGAACATCAGCCCCGCGCTCATCGCGGACTGTCCCCGCACCTGCTGGAAGAAGAGGCTCAGTACGAAGATCAGGCCGTAGAAGGCGATGCTGTTCGCCGCGCCCGCGCCCAGCGAGACCGAGACCGCCCGGTTCCGGAACAGTCCCAGTGGCACCACAGGATGCCGATGCCGGGACTCGACACGGAGGAACACGGCCAGCATGACCAGGGCCACCCCGCCCGCGACGATCCCGGCGGTGCCGCCCTCGATCACCGCGAAGGTGACCGACGCCAGCATCAGCACGGCGGTCAGCTGACCCGCCAGGTCCAGCGGGGCGGGCCTGCGGTGCGAACGCGGGGTGCGGGACAGCAGGAGCAGAGCTACGGCGCACACCGGCACATTGATGAAGAAGATCCCGCGCCAGCTCCACGCGGAGGTCAGCGCCCCACCCGCGACGGGTCCCAGCGCCACCGCGACCGAACCGCCCGCCGCCCAGAGCGACACCGCGCGGGCCCGCCGCGCCGGTTCCGGGTAAGCCTGGCGTACGAGCGCGAGTGAGGCGGGCAGCAGAACCGCGGCCGCGACGCCCTGAAGCACCCGTGAACCGATCAGTACGGGCAGGCCCGGGGCCAGACCGCAGGCGGCGGACGCGAGCGTGAAGACGGTGATTCCGCTCGCGTACGCCCGCCGGGCGCCGATCCGGTCGGAGAGCGCGCCGGTGGAGAGCATCAGCGCTGCGAAGGCCAGGGTGTAGCCGTCAACCACCCACTGGAGCCCGGCGAGCCCGCCGCCCAGATCGCTGCTGACCGCGGGCAGCGCCACGGTGACGACGGTCGCGTCAAGGGTGATCAGGAAGAAGCCGAACAGCGCGGCGAAGAGAGTGAGCCCGGGCGAAGGGGCCCGGCCCCGGCTGTCCGTCGCGGGCCGGGTGGAGGTGCCGTGGACGGCGCTTGCGATTGTCATACGGCGAGTCTGGCGAAGGGGGCGCCCGTACAGTAGTGGCCTGAATGCCATGCAACCGGAGGTTCTGGCCATGCCCCGTCCGTACCGTGTAGCGGTTATCGCCACTCCGCCCGTCTCGATGTTC
This window harbors:
- a CDS encoding MFS transporter, yielding MTIASAVHGTSTRPATDSRGRAPSPGLTLFAALFGFFLITLDATVVTVALPAVSSDLGGGLAGLQWVVDGYTLAFAALMLSTGALSDRIGARRAYASGITVFTLASAACGLAPGLPVLIGSRVLQGVAAAVLLPASLALVRQAYPEPARRARAVSLWAAGGSVAVALGPVAGGALTSAWSWRGIFFINVPVCAVALLLLSRTPRSHRRPAPLDLAGQLTAVLMLASVTFAVIEGGTAGIVAGGVALVMLAVFLRVESRHRHPVVPLGLFRNRAVSVSLGAGAANSIAFYGLIFVLSLFFQQVRGQSAMSAGLMFLPMSALIPLVNVLAGRLADRFGPRVPMLVGQLVAAAGALLLLTVSRRTPDVLVAVALMPLALGTALTVPPLTATMLEAVPGERAGLAAGVLNAGRQISGGLAVAVFGGLVAGGGFAAGMRTSLLVSAVLLALSALATARLRTARMTLRPAAAGSTEEPAAPAG
- a CDS encoding DUF1349 domain-containing protein, producing MTRLPELPFPLLAEGPQAPWKYEEGALSVRAGAREDLFVPPAGDSPEPASDAPRLLGTPPPGDFQLIARVAVGFVGAGDAGALYLETGEREWAKLCFELSPDTPTICSVVTRGYSDDVNSSVVEGDSVWLRISRTGKAFAFHASADGERWTFVRVFALGDGAAAAGARIGFLAQCPAAEGCAVTFDSLVYRDRAPRGLRDGS